The nucleotide sequence TGTTGTACAGGACCTTGCATGGACTACTAGTGCTATGTGAGTTACATATTCAGTTGATATGTAATTCAAGTTCAAATATAAAACTTTGGTTTCATGATCGTCTCTTTttgcctcttttttttttttgtttccacGGCATTTTAATACTTAGCATTCTCTTTGCAGGTACTTGAAATCAGTAGATCGGTTTAATGAACTCGTGGTGTCCGTGTACGTCACAGCTGGTCATATCCTTTATCATAgagaattattttatatctTAGATAAAAGCTATATTGATTTTCCATATTTTAGGTTTAGTCTTGTATTTCTTATAATAAATAGAGTTCTGAAAACCCAACTATAAGaaccatttaatttaatttgcttCTTTAATGGGACGATCATGCCATTGTGTTCCCCTACCCTCTCCCTGCCCTTCATAGGAAGTGGAACAAAATAAAAGAGCCAAGAGTGGACAATGATCAAATCAAACCTTACATCCACATACCTCtttatgcattttgtttttctGTGATAATTTCCTTGACCTGTGGTATACATACCCGATTTATGTTGCTTCACGATTCTCGTAATGATGATGGCATTAAGAGCTTCTTCCAAGAGGTGCATGAGCTTTACATAAAGGTAATCTTTCCTTTACTGCACTCTATAACGTGGTTAATATGCTGcctttctttaattatttgttaaCTTTCATTCTATCTGTTAGGATATAGAATAATGGCTAATTAGAATAGTTAATGTAGTTAAGAGTTGTAAAGTTAGTTAGTTACTTACTATTAGTTGGTTATTTGGATTAGTTAGaaagtataaataaaagaaCACAAAGGGTAGATGTCATCTTTTGAATATTGTGAAGTTTGTGAATACAATAGCATAAATGAATTGATAGAGTTCATGATTCATGATAAAGTCCATGCTTGCCAATTCTTGAAGTATGCTTTGATGGCTAGACAAATACAACAATAGCTgctgtaatattttttttctggtTTCATCAATGTTAAATGAACCATGTTGTACATGTTACCTCCTTATTAGTAATTAGCATTTATATGTTTCAAATAGCAGGCATATGCCTATTTGCCAGGGTCGGATGTAGGTTGTGGGATTTGTGGGCTTGTGCCCACACAAAATttttagaaacaatttttttggtagtATAATGTATCAATAGTTGACATTTTGATCACATGGATCACACTTATCAGAAATCATTTCTCTCTTGGCCCACACTTATCATCATATATCTCAAACTATTATTAACAATTAGATGCGAAATCAAGTAGGGGATGACTGGTTAAAtggttgtttaattattttagagACATATTATTCAAAGTTTCAATAATATGAATAATCGTAGAGGACAATTATTAATgctacaaatttttatatatagtgCCCCCACTATTCAAAAATCCTGGATCCGTCACTGCTATTTGCCCAGCATATACCTGGTACATATTTTGAGTAGAACGACAAAGttgtgttttcaatttttttaataaaagtttgTTGAATTCCATTTTAGGTGTGTTATGATGTTGACTTGGCCGTTTTAGATATATACACTCTTCTTACTATCAATATTTCACCGTAGGAGACATGTTTAGTTGCCTTGTATATGACTACACCTCTTCTTAATATATCAATATTTCATCGTAGGAGACATGATTAGTTGCTTTGTATATGACTACCCCCCTTCTTACTATCAGTATTACACCGTAGGAGACATGATTAGTTGCCTTGTATTCGACTAGTACATCATTTTGAACTAGAATATCGAAAaccacattttaattttttaacaaaagttccCCGAATTCCATTCTGTTTTGCATTATAGgatttgtattaattttatttgtatgtttGGAAAATTGCAGACTCTTCTTAATCCTCTATACTTGCCTGGCTCCCGAATCACATCATCACATTTTGATACAAAAGTACGTGCCCTTGCACGAAAGTATTTGTAGAAACTACTAGTCTGCTTTTGATGATCTGTGGTTGACTAGTTGCTTGTTCACAAAGCATTGAGGCCCTTCTCCTACCTTAGTTCTTGATTAGCTTTGAAAAGCTTTTTTCTTTTACGACAATGGTAGATTTCCTGTTGTCTATAGAATTGTGTACTCCAGTCATTAGCAGAAGGCCGTGTTTGGAAGGTCGTACGTCGACAAAAGTTGTTACATTGCTAGTGTTACAATTTGCGATGCTtactgatgttgttcttgatgatcaactatttgattttaagtggCAAAGAAATATTATTGCCCCCTTTGTGCTTCAAAAGTTTGACAGTAAACTATCTCTTTATTCATTTTGAAAGATTACTGTGTCGTTGTGTTTTCTAAACACCTTTTTCAGCACGTTTctttttataagttgttttccttatattttgtGAAAGACATATATGATAAtgtaaaaaattagtttaattaaaaattaaggaCATTTTACCAGTACTATAAAAAAAGAGCATCTTTGTCTAATGTTGATTACTTAATAgttaacaataatttatatcGAAAACAAACAACAGAAGAAACATAAcattagagagaagagaaacagtAGAATTCAATCGGTGGTAATGATTGGAAGAGAGAATAACTGTTGATATGTGGTGACGAGAAACCCTATTTTTTTAGGTTAGAAAAGACTATGATTTTGATAGCGCTGTCAGACTTGATAGGTGTCGGAGTATAAGTAAGCTGTGTGGGAGTACAAGTTAGTCGTATCCGACACGTATcggtcatttttttttcttcaaaaaataaatattaattgtcCGATACTTCTCCGATACGTGTATCGGGACGTATCCGACACGTATCGgtcattgtttttcaaaaaaataaatattaattgccCGACACTTTTCTGATACCCGTATCGGAACGTATCGGAGCGTATCGGTATCAGATACGTGTTGGATACGATACTACACCATTTTTGGAGTATCGGGGCTTCATAGCTAGTAAGGGATGGTCAATCGTTGGAACTGTCATTTGATTTTGATCGATTAGATCTTGATATGTGAAGGTTTCAGTGATCAGATTCGACGTTACCAAAGCTTGCCAGGCTAGTACGGTGTTTGTGGATGGGGGTTGATTGTTATGGTGCTCAAGGGACATGGTCTGCAGAATATGAGTTAGGGTAGACTTGTGCTTTGTACGGTGATGGTGATGTGATCACAACAATGAAGAAGGTGAAAGTTTTTTGTTAACACCGTAAATAAAATCTGTTTCCATCatccaattaaaaaataatgctAATTATTATGACAACAAGAAAagttaatactccctccgtcccaaattgtatgtcgctttaggagaaaaaatttgtctcaaattatatgttgCTTTACAATACccatgcaacattaatgttgctttttcaattataaccttaattaattattactcCCTCTTCTTTTagttctttcatttatctttcccatattatttattaaggacaattttgtaaaacaactcataatatctattttccacacaatattaattgcatttcttaatatgtgtgaaatgcccaaaacgtcatacaatttgggacggagggagtaagacAAAGAAATAAAAGTGCATTAATTACACCTTAAGCCGTGcaacattgcacatgttagaaaacttcataaatatataattattcttcttgttcttttttctctctacttcaatttaaataattaatttttacacaaatttagatttttttattcatgATTTTGTCGTCTTGTGAGGTGTTGGTTAAGTGTCAATGTTGCATATCTGAAGACCTGAGTCTTTCAGTTACtttaattatatcatattatttataaacattttgttgttgtatgttattaacttggatgatgtgagtttttTTCGTAGATttatcctttacgtttttaacgATGTActatatcaatttaaatgaatgaatataattttgttattataaaaaaaaaagagctacaacattttcaaaacaaacaaaactccTTTTAATCCTTTTCCCCTCCTAACAAGAGAACTAAAAGTTTGGAGCAAAGTTGATAGATTTCCCGTCAACACAATTTCACGACAAACCACATCAATACCTCATACCAAACACACTTAGTAAACAAATGCTCTTCCGCCTCTGAAATATCTTCACACCAAACACAACATGAGGCACAATCCCTTCCAAAAACCCTAATTGTACCTAAATTATTCTTTTTCAGTAACCAAGTTAATGGAATTGTCGGAAAAATACCACTTCGAATGAGCATAATTTTCCCACAACGCTTCCCCAAAAGATTCACATTTTCTGCTGCCACTAGAAAAGGAGGGAAGATCTTGAGTGTTTGCACCACAACTTCACCCATCTTTATATGTATATAGTGGAATCGACgatgtcaaataaaaaaaaagtttaaaaagctTCTTTGAGAGGCAAATCACCGCGCCATTAATCGAAGCAAAACCTTTATTGCATTATTATTATAATGCAAGAAGTGTATGGAGTCAGAAAATTTTAACCAACTTGTTATGTGGATAGATATCAATAGTAAAATTTTAATGGcaacaatgaaagaaaaataaaatattactaataGATAATTGAATTTTTCACCCAGTGGAGACAGTTGCCATTTTGCCCCTTGTGTATACACATGGATCCGCCATGGTAAATCATGAAAAATAAGTGGGACCATGCCAAATTCAAAAAGATGGAAAGGAATGAAAAAAAACGCGGGAACGTAACCGTTTTCTATAGCACTCACTTCTTTGCTCTAACGTCTTAGCGAGTTTCTCATTTCCCGCTCTATATAAACACACACGCATTCCTTCACTTCTTCAAATCTCATTCACAATTCaaaatctctctctctaaatttaTCTCTGCATTCAAACTTTCCCTCCACTATCACGATGCTTGCAAGCTTGAAGTAAATCACAGAAACCAGATCCATTTCTTCTCCATTTCATAGTTTCAATTCCAGTTCCATTTTGATCGGttcataatttatcttttccgTTTTCGTTTTCAGATCCGAAGAATCAAGCGGCCAGATGCAGCTGGTTGAACGCGAAGACatggaagatgaagaagacCTCTTCGAAGCTATCGACAAGCGTAATTTCTCGAAACTCTGTTTTTCGTTTTTCTAGATCAACGTTCAAAAAAACGATCTCTGCATTTCATTTTCGTTTGATTTACTTTTCGTTTTCAATTCACTTCTCTACATAGCAAATCGATTAGAATTCTATATAACATTCATCCTCTGTTATAATAGCTCCGATTTCTCGAAAATTTTGGCGAATTAACTTATACAGTTTCGTTAAACAATTAAATCAAGTTTCGAAAGCAGAATTCTATACAAATTTGATTATCGCTTAAACGTTTTATCTCTGATTCAAAGAATTTGCGTATTCGCAGTGATTTCTCAAGGAATTAATGCCGGAGATGTGAAGAAGCTTCAGGACGCAGGGATCTTTACCTGCAATGGCTTGATGATGCACACGAAGAAGGTTTAACTCTAAACACTACTCTAATTCGAAGATCTAAGAATGTTGAATTACGCTGAAGTTTAATcacttaaataattaatgtcGTTATTATTTTTTCCGTAGAATTTGACTGGAATCAAAGGTTTATCTGAGGCGAAGGTTGATAAGATCTGTGAAGCTGCTGAGAAGCTCGTGGTTAGTGATTACTGAATATAACATCTGAAATCTAAGTTAATTTagaatctattttaatttttataattttagctTATTTTGAATTCTCACTTCCGATGCAGAATTCTGGTTACATTACTGGAAGTGATGCACTGCTCAAAGTACGTTGTTATTTTGCTTCTAGTTTTTTGAATTATGGATTCAATTTTGTGCTCTGTTAATAAAGCTTAAGTACatctagttttatttaatttaataatttatttgtccTCTGTTTTGCAGAGAAAGTCTGTGGTTCGAATTACTACTGGAAGTCAAGCGCTTGATGAATTGCTAGGAGGTAGATTTTCAAcgagaatttcttttttatagttTTGCATTTTTCTACTTATACGAATCGTTAATTTTGAATCctatatgtttgtaattattttctctttgaatTTCTTCTTAATGTTTGAAAAAGGTGGAATCGAGACACTGTCGATTACTGAAGCATTCGGAGAATTCCGGTATGAATACAGCATGTAACTAGTTTCAAATagattttattcattttcagTTTCAGAAGAAGTTTATGCTAATAATAGCACTTTATGTATTCAGATCTGGGAAAACACAACTTGCTCATACTCTCTGTGTTTCCACTCAGGTTTAGTTCTATCATCTAAATCATGTGTTCATAACGTATTTGGTGTTAGTTAATATTAGTGACTTTTATCATCTAAATCATGTGTTTATATCTATTACTGTATGCATTCATAGCTTCTCAAACACCAAATTTTTTTATGCGTACAGTACTAATCTTAATTTCACCCACATTGAAAAATTTGTTGTATACTACAGCTGCCAACTAGTATGCATGGAGGCAATGGAAAAGTTGCTTACATTGACACTGAAGGAACTTTGTATGCTTTTTACGCTTCGCATTTAAAAACTATGATGAACTTCTAATTGATAActtatgattgttttttcaattgatATTCACTTACCAaagtttttatgtttatttgcaATGTAGTCGACCTGACCGAATTGTTGCCATAGCTGAGAGGTTTGGCATGGATCCAGGGGCTGTACTAGACAATGTAAGTTTCCTTTGATTCATGTATGTATCATAATTGGTTCCTGATTGTGAATATTTTAGTGCTGATTGCTTACCAATTTCTGTTTGTGACTGCACAAGATTATCTATGCCCGTGCCTACACTTATGAGCATCAGTATAACCTTCTCCTTGGTTTGGCTGCTAAAATGGCTGAAGAACCATTCAGACTTCTGGTGAGATGTTACTCATAGAGTGGTATAGAGTTTCCTTCCGTTGCAATATCATTTGATGTGGAAAGTTGACTGAATATATTTTTTGCAGATTGTGGATTCTGTGATTGCTTTGTTTCGGGTTGACTTCACTGGAAGAGGAGAGCTTGCTGAGCGCCAGGTCCGTGAATCTGTCATGAACATGCACTAACAGATTTTTAATCCCTTTTGTGTCAGCTTTTACTGAAATGAAAAAGTTCCTTTGCAGCAAAAATTGGCACAGATGCTTTCTCGATTGATCAAGATAGCTGAGGAATTCAATGTTGCTGTTTATATGACAAATCAGGGTAAATTCACTCCCAAGTCCAACctgattattgtttttgttcaCAGCTTTAGTTTTAAGCTGTGGCTTTTATTAAGACCAGATGCGTCTTGCTTATGTGATGATACTGAGTTTTGGTTGCAGTCATAGCTGATCCAGGAGGTGGTATGTTCATTACTGATCCAAAGAAACCAGCAGGGGGGCATGTGCTAGCTCATGCAGCCACCATAAGGCTGATGTTCAGGAAGGGGAAAGGTGAACAACGTGTTTGCAAAGTGTTTGACGCCCCAAACCTGCCAGAGGCTGAAGCAATATCCTTTATCAGACTTTTCCcccttaaaataatttattcattgaactataaataatattgacatgGGTAAACTGAAACTGTGGTTTCTAACGTTATAATCTGCCTGAGTTTTAAATCAACTTTAAATTACGAAACCACTTGTAGTGCATTTGAGGAAACAGTTACCACTTTCATCTGCATGTTTTATCTTGACAGCGTTACGTGTTCCAGATAACTCCAGGGGGCATTGCTGATGCAAAAGACTAAAGGCAACTGCTTCTGACTTTTAAGGCTCTTCCACAACAGAGACAGAATATTATTAGTAACCTTAATCATCTTTATATATGCTTATAGTTTGTATTGAAAGTGTTGATCCTTGAACACTTGGCATATTCCACTTAGTATAATCCAGAGGTACCATGTGAGTACCTTTTATATATGTTTCCTTTGTAGCAAGCAGCTAATATTTGGCAATTATAATGTAACTTAACAGTTCAAAATCTTAATGCCATTGACTTTCTGGGGTGAGCAGATTTTCTTACATAATATCAAATACTTTAACAATTTTAAGTAGGGAGCTTAGAATACCctaaatgaaatgaaatcaGGCAAAGGCAGTAAGTTATCTTCACTTTAAGATGAATCAATGTGCAAGTCAATATTATTACATGATATGTGCCAATAGAGTATGGTCTCAGTAATTGCTTGCAGGCAACTTGTAAATTCATCAAATCATATCTCAGTTCAGTAAACTAATATGATAAGTGAAGTCTCGGTAGAGCCACAAGTTATCAGATGGTAACAGATGCCTCAATATCATATCATAAGAACAGATAATCAAAACTTGAAAATTCAATCCagctataacaaatataaaagtCTTAGTTCAAATAAATGGAGTTGCAATCAGATATTATTAGACCAGTTAGCAGCACTGCCAACCCTTGGCATGCCAGTTGATTCCTTCTTAGCCTCTGCATCCACTTTGAAAGTTGCACCACATACTTGTCCAGAACTGTCAACCCTTGGTACAGGCTTCA is from Medicago truncatula cultivar Jemalong A17 chromosome 1, MtrunA17r5.0-ANR, whole genome shotgun sequence and encodes:
- the LOC25485124 gene encoding trafficking protein particle complex subunit 2 translates to MATTACFIIVSRNDIPIYEAEVGVAAKREDAAQLHQFILHAALDVVQDLAWTTSAMYLKSVDRFNELVVSVYVTAGHTRFMLLHDSRNDDGIKSFFQEVHELYIKTLLNPLYLPGSRITSSHFDTKVRALARKYL
- the LOC25485125 gene encoding meiotic recombination protein DMC1 homolog isoform X1 produces the protein MLASLKSEESSGQMQLVEREDMEDEEDLFEAIDKLISQGINAGDVKKLQDAGIFTCNGLMMHTKKNLTGIKGLSEAKVDKICEAAEKLVNSGYITGSDALLKRKSVVRITTGSQALDELLGGGIETLSITEAFGEFRSGKTQLAHTLCVSTQLPTSMHGGNGKVAYIDTEGTFRPDRIVAIAERFGMDPGAVLDNIIYARAYTYEHQYNLLLGLAAKMAEEPFRLLIVDSVIALFRVDFTGRGELAERQQKLAQMLSRLIKIAEEFNVAVYMTNQVIADPGGGMFITDPKKPAGGHVLAHAATIRLMFRKGKGEQRVCKVFDAPNLPEAEAISFIRLFPLKIIYSLNYK
- the LOC25485125 gene encoding meiotic recombination protein DMC1 homolog isoform X2, which produces MLASLKSEESSGQMQLVEREDMEDEEDLFEAIDKLISQGINAGDVKKLQDAGIFTCNGLMMHTKKNLTGIKGLSEAKVDKICEAAEKLVNSGYITGSDALLKRKSVVRITTGSQALDELLGGGIETLSITEAFGEFRSGKTQLAHTLCVSTQLPTSMHGGNGKVAYIDTEGTFRPDRIVAIAERFGMDPGAVLDNIIYARAYTYEHQYNLLLGLAAKMAEEPFRLLIVDSVIALFRVDFTGRGELAERQQKLAQMLSRLIKIAEEFNVAVYMTNQVIADPGGGMFITDPKKPAGGHVLAHAATIRLMFRKGKGEQRVCKVFDAPNLPEAEAVFQITPGGIADAKD